In a genomic window of Punica granatum isolate Tunisia-2019 chromosome 6, ASM765513v2, whole genome shotgun sequence:
- the LOC116212457 gene encoding uncharacterized protein LOC116212457: MDAHTLLRSLPSKSPPPPPLFSAVPRPSPVHLTLPLPLLRHRRPFRIRAADGDSGGSEGPTAQVPPPITPPDTVEIRFRRGSRRRRQQQQQVGEDGRPMNAQAMKEAAAPPKKWEEMSLREKAVELYVGEKGLLFWLNKFAYASIFIVIGAWILFRFVGPSLNLYQLDSSPLSPTSMFKE, from the coding sequence ATGGACGCCCACACTCTCCTCCGCTCCCTCCCTTCAAAATCACCGCCACCACCGCCACTCTTCTCCGCCGTCCCTCGGCCGTCACCCGTGCACCTCACCCTCCCCCTCCCTCTTCTCCGCCACCGCCGACCCTTCAGAATCAGAGCCGCCGACGGGGACAGTGGCGGCAGCGAGGGGCCAACAGCGCAGGTCCCCCCACCGATAACCCCACCGGACACGGTCGAGATCCGGTTCCGGCGGGGCTCCAGGAGGCGaaggcagcagcagcagcaggtgGGAGAAGACGGGCGGCCGATGAACGCCCAGGCGATGAAGGAGGCGGCCGCGCCTCCGAAGAAGTGGGAGGAGATGAGCCTGAGGGAGAAAGCCGTGGAACTGTACGTGGGGGAGAAGGGGCTGCTGTTTTGGCTGAACAAGTTCGCCTACGCCTCGATCTTCATCGTGATCGGGGCGTGGATCTTGTTCCGGTTCGTCGGGCCCTCCCTCAACCTCTACCAGTTAgactcctctcctctctccccCACCTCCATGTTTAAGGAATAA
- the LOC116212456 gene encoding uncharacterized protein LOC116212456 isoform X1, with product MPRRSSSTQVGVQQTDGDQSEIWSRPNWLPRLDKVLVDVITWEMIDYHPDGYVNSFDEQAWDRVVVEFNKLTSLSYDKAELKKQVSLLRKRYRIVKPLYNHGGFGWNYRRKMVDVDDTIWREYIEVHPEIAPYRKWGCPIYEQLCTIFTKPLATGKYAISSADVASPRSHAARPNRTINHSGGRSNKRPLPQPPTSAPNKKPNPGKETSCTKTVAPEASQVDDDPHSLARCLTLISGMQEVNHHLHSSAMDLFQNPTWRKTFVQLREEKRLSWLKAMLP from the exons ATGCCGAGAAGATCTTCGAGCACGCAGGTCGGTGTGCAACAG ACGGATGGTGATCAGTCTGAGATTTGGTCACGTCCCAACTGGCTGCCTCGACTGGATAAAGTATTGGTGGACGTGATAACCTGGGAAATGATCGATTACCATCCTGATGGGTATGTCAATAGCTTTGACGAGCAAGCGTGGGACCGCGTGGTTGTGGAATTCAACAAGCTCACAAGTCTGAGCTACGATAAGGCGGAGCTGAAGAAACAAGTTTCTCTGTTGAGGAAGAGGTACCGCATAGTGAAACCGCTCTACAACCATGGTGGGTTTGGCTGGAATTATCGAAGGAAGATGGTTGATGTTGATGATACCATTTGGAGAGAGTACATCGAG GTGCACCCTGAGATTGCGCCTTACAGGAAATGGGGCTGCCCAATATATGAACAGCTCTGTACCATTTTCACAAAACCTCTGGCCACCGGAAAGTACGCCATCTCATCTGCTGATGTAGCATCTCCTAGAAGCCATGCTGCTCGCCCGAACCGAACCATAAACCACTCAGGTGGGCGATCCAACAAACGGCCCCTGCCCCAGCCCCCAACTTCAGCTCCCAACAAAAAACCAAACCCGGGAAAAGAAACCTCCTGTACAAAAACAGTTGCGCCAGAGGCTTCTCAAGTTGATGATGATCCACATTCCTTGGCCCGGTGCCTGACTCTGATCAGTGGAATGCAAGAGGTCAATCACCATCTTCACAGCAGTGCCATGGATCTGTTCCAGAACCCGACATGGAGGAAGACGTTCGTGCAGTTGAGGGAGGAGAAGAGGCTGTCTTGGCTAAAGGCTATGCTTCCATGA
- the LOC116212456 gene encoding uncharacterized protein LOC116212456 isoform X2: MPRRSSSTQTDGDQSEIWSRPNWLPRLDKVLVDVITWEMIDYHPDGYVNSFDEQAWDRVVVEFNKLTSLSYDKAELKKQVSLLRKRYRIVKPLYNHGGFGWNYRRKMVDVDDTIWREYIEVHPEIAPYRKWGCPIYEQLCTIFTKPLATGKYAISSADVASPRSHAARPNRTINHSGGRSNKRPLPQPPTSAPNKKPNPGKETSCTKTVAPEASQVDDDPHSLARCLTLISGMQEVNHHLHSSAMDLFQNPTWRKTFVQLREEKRLSWLKAMLP, encoded by the exons ATGCCGAGAAGATCTTCGAGCACGCAG ACGGATGGTGATCAGTCTGAGATTTGGTCACGTCCCAACTGGCTGCCTCGACTGGATAAAGTATTGGTGGACGTGATAACCTGGGAAATGATCGATTACCATCCTGATGGGTATGTCAATAGCTTTGACGAGCAAGCGTGGGACCGCGTGGTTGTGGAATTCAACAAGCTCACAAGTCTGAGCTACGATAAGGCGGAGCTGAAGAAACAAGTTTCTCTGTTGAGGAAGAGGTACCGCATAGTGAAACCGCTCTACAACCATGGTGGGTTTGGCTGGAATTATCGAAGGAAGATGGTTGATGTTGATGATACCATTTGGAGAGAGTACATCGAG GTGCACCCTGAGATTGCGCCTTACAGGAAATGGGGCTGCCCAATATATGAACAGCTCTGTACCATTTTCACAAAACCTCTGGCCACCGGAAAGTACGCCATCTCATCTGCTGATGTAGCATCTCCTAGAAGCCATGCTGCTCGCCCGAACCGAACCATAAACCACTCAGGTGGGCGATCCAACAAACGGCCCCTGCCCCAGCCCCCAACTTCAGCTCCCAACAAAAAACCAAACCCGGGAAAAGAAACCTCCTGTACAAAAACAGTTGCGCCAGAGGCTTCTCAAGTTGATGATGATCCACATTCCTTGGCCCGGTGCCTGACTCTGATCAGTGGAATGCAAGAGGTCAATCACCATCTTCACAGCAGTGCCATGGATCTGTTCCAGAACCCGACATGGAGGAAGACGTTCGTGCAGTTGAGGGAGGAGAAGAGGCTGTCTTGGCTAAAGGCTATGCTTCCATGA